Proteins from a single region of Anser cygnoides isolate HZ-2024a breed goose chromosome 18, Taihu_goose_T2T_genome, whole genome shotgun sequence:
- the PIPOX gene encoding peroxisomal sarcosine oxidase gives MAARSQPRQASYDAIVIGAGIQGSFAAYHLAQRHRDTLLLEQFVLPHSRGSSHGQSRITRSAYPQAHYARMMPDSFHLWQRLEAEAGTSLYRQTGLVVLGPVGDPELEGCRRSMGPGDTLDTAALARRFPGLRPRAGDVALWDGSGGVLRADRALRAVQDVFRRHGGTLRDGEKVLRIQPGAVLTVTTTAGVYRAPRLIIAAGAWTSAVLAPLGLRLPLQPLRIDVCYWREKEPGSHGAGTATPCFMMLGLPEAPHGIYGLPALEYPGLVKVCYHHGSPVDPEERDRAPPGTPRPNVALLSSFISSHLPGLEPQPAVLETCLYTNTPDGDFILDRHPKHSNIVIGAGFSGHGFKLAPVVGKLLCELSLGEEPSHSTAPFAISRFPGVLRAAL, from the exons ATGGCTGCCCGGAGCCAGCCCCGCCAGGCGTCCTATGACGCCATCGTCATCGGGGCTGGCATCCAGGGCTCCTTCGCCGCCTACCACCTGGCGCAGCGTCACAGGGACACActcctgctggagcag TTCGTCCTGCCCCACTCGCGGGGCAGCTCGCACGGGCAGAGCCGCATCACCCGCAGCGCCTACCCGCAGGCGCACTACGCCCGCATGATGCCCGACAGCTTCCACCTCTGGCAGAGGCTGGAGGCCGAGGCCGGCACCAGCCTCTACAG GCAGACggggctggtggtgctggggccggtGGGCGACCCGGAGCTGGAGGGCTGCCGGCGCAGCATGGGGCCCGGTGACACCCTCGACACCGCGGCGCTGGCACGGCGCTTCCCCGGCCTCCGGCCCCGTGCCGGGGATGTGGCCCTGTGGGATGGCAGCGGCGGGGTGCTCCGGGCGGACCGGGCGCTGCGGGCAGTGCAG GACGTGTTTCGCCGGCACGGGGGCACCCTGCGTGACGGGGAGAAGGTGCTGCGCATCCAGCCTGGTGCTGTGCTCACCGTCACCACCACCGCCGGGGTGTACCGAGCCCCCCGGCTCATCATCGCGGCCGGAGCCTGGACCAGTGCCGTGCTGGCACCGCTGGGCCTCCGCCTGCCGCTGCAG cccctgcgcaTCGACGTGTGCTACTGGAGGGAGAAGGAGCCTGGCAGCCACGGCGCGGGCACAGCCACCCCCTGCTTCATGATGCTGGGGCTGCCCGAGGCTCCCCATGGCATCTACGGGCTGCCTGCCCTCGAGTACCCCGGGCTGGTCAAG GTGTGCTACCACCACGGCAGCCCCGTTGACCCCGAGGAGAGGGACCgggcccccccgggcaccccccgcCCCAACGTCGCCCTCCTGAGCAGCTTCATCAGCAGCCACCTGCCCGGGCTGGAGCCGCAGCCGGCCGTGCTGGAGACCTGCCTGTACACG AACACCCCAGATGGAGACTTCATCCTGGACCGGCACCCCAAGCACAGCAACATCGTCATCGGTGCCGGCTTCTCAG GCCATGGGTTCAAGCTGGCACCGGTGGTGGGGAAGCTGCTGTGCGAGCTGAGCCTGGGCGAGGAGCCGTCCCACAGCACGGCCCCCTTTGCCATCAGCCGCTTCCCCGGCGTGCTCCGGGCTGCGCTGTAG